A single region of the Gorilla gorilla gorilla isolate KB3781 chromosome 1, NHGRI_mGorGor1-v2.1_pri, whole genome shotgun sequence genome encodes:
- the TTC39A gene encoding tetratricopeptide repeat protein 39A isoform X3 produces the protein MTSAGGAPGALPAGTPESSLHEALDQCMTALDLFLTNQFSEALSYLKPRTKESMYHSLTYATILEMQAMMTFDPQDILLAGNMMKEAQMLCQRHRRKSSVTESFSSLVNRPTLGQFTEEEIHAEVCYAECLLQRAALTFLQGSSHGGAVRPRALHDPSHAYSCPPGPGRQHLFLLQDENMVSFIKGGIKVRNSYQTYKELDSLVQSSQYCKGENHPHFEGGVKLGVGAFNLTLSMLPTRILRLLEFVGFSGNKDYGLLQLEEGASGHSFRAVLCVMLLLCYHTFLTFVLGTGNVNIEEAEKLLKPYLNRYPKGAIFLFFAGRIEVIKGNIDAAIRRFEECCEAQQHWKQFHHMCYWELMWCFTYKGQWKMSYFYADLLSKENCWSKATYIYMKAAYLSMFGKEDHKPFGDDEVELFRAVPGLKLKIAGKSLPTEKFAIRKSRRYLSSNPISLPVPALEMMYIWNGYAVIGKQPKLTDGILEIITKAEEMLEKGPENEYSVDDECLVKLLKGLCLKYLGRVREAEENFRSISANEKKIKYDHYLIPNALLELALLLMEQDRNEEAIKLLESANSNRRKSISGSRQPHVSDSLLNSRQNYKNYSMESRTHFRIQAATLQAKSSLENSSRSMVSSVSL, from the exons AACCAAGGAAAGCATGTACCACTCACTGACGTATGCCACCATCCTGGAGATGCAGGCCATGATGACCTTTGACCCTCAGGACATCCTGCTTGCCGGCAACATGATGAAGGAGGCACAGATGCTGTGTCAGAG gCACCGGAGGAAGTCTTCTGTAACAGAGTCCTTCAGCAGCCTGGTGAACCGCCCCACGCTGGGCCAATTCACTGAAG AGGAAATCCATGCTGAGGTCTGCTATGCAGAGTGCCTGCTGCAGCGAGCAGCCCTGACCTTCCTGCAG GGTTCCTCACACGGAGGGGCAGTCAGGCCCAGAGCCTTGCATGATCCCTCTCACGCCTACAGCTGCCCACCTGGGCCAGGCCGTCAGCATCTTTTCCTCCTGCAGGACGAGAACATGGTGAGCTTCATCAAGGGCGGCATCAAAGTTCGAAACAGCTACCAGACCTACAA GGAGCTGGACAGCCTTGTTCAGTCCTCACAATACTGCAAGGGTGAGAATCACCCGCACTTTGAAGGAGGAGTGAAGCTTGGTGTAGGGGCCTTCAACCTG ACACTGTCCATGCTTCCTACTAGGATCCTGAGGCTGCTGGAGTTTGTGGGGTTTTCAGGAAACAAG GACTATGGGCTGCTGCAGCTGGAGGAGGGCGCGTCAGGGCACAGCTTCCGCGCTGTGCTCTGTGTCATGCTCCTGCTGTGCTACCACACCTTCCTCACGTTCGTGCTCG gtaCTGGGAACGTCAACATCGAGGAGGCCGAGAAGCTCTTGAAGCCCTACCTGAACCGGTACCCTAAG GGCGCCATCTTCCTGTTCTTTGCAGGGCGGATTGAAGTCATTAAAGGCAACATTGATGCA GCCATCCGGCGTTTCGAGGAGTGCTGCGAGGCCCAGCAGCACTGGAAGCAGTTCCACCATATGTGCTACTGGGAGCTGATGTGGTGCTTCACCTACAAGGGCCAGTGGAAGATGTCCTACTTCTACGCCGACCTGCTCAGCAAGGAGAACTGCTGGTCCAAG GCCACCTACATTTACATGAAGGCCGCCTACCTCAGCATGTTTGGGAAGGAGGACCACAAGCCGTTCGGGGACGACGAAGTGGAATTATTTAG AGCTGTGCCAGGCCTGAAGCTCAAGATTGCTGGGAAATCTCTACCCACAGAGAAGTTTGCCATCAGGAAGTCCCGGCGCTACCTCTCCTCCAACCCTATCTCGCTGCCAGTGCCTGCTCTG GAAATGATGTACATCTGGAACGGCTACGCTGTGATTGGGAAGCAGCCAAAACTCACGGATGGGATACTTGAGATTATCACTAAGGCTGAAGAGATGCTGGAGAAAGGCCCAG AGAACGAGTACTCAGTGGATGACGAGTGCTTGGTGAAATTGTTGAAAGGCCTGTGTCTGAAATACCTGGGCCGTGtccgggaggccgaggagaattTTAGGAGCATCTCTGCCAA TGAAAAGAAGATTAAATATGACCACTACTTGATCCCAAATGCCCTGCTGGAGCTGGCCCTGCTGCTTATGGAGCAAGACAGAAACGAAGAGGCCATCAAACTTTTGGAATCTGCCAA CTCAAACAGGAGGAAAAGCATCTCTGGGAGCAGGCAGCCTCATGTGTCTGATTCGCTGCTCAATTCCAGGCAAAACTACAAGAATTACTCCATGGAGTCAAGGACACACTTTCGAATCCAGGCAGCCACACTCCAAGCCAAGTCTTCCCTAGAGAACAGCAGCAGATCCATGGTCTCATCAGTGTCCTTGTAG
- the TTC39A gene encoding tetratricopeptide repeat protein 39A isoform X14, translating into MDSSPSLPLIRTPESSLHEALDQCMTALDLFLTNQFSEALSYLKPRTKESMYHSLTYATILEMQAMMTFDPQDILLAGNMMKEAQMLCQRHRRKSSVTESFSSLVNRPTLGQFTEEEIHAEVCYAECLLQRAALTFLQDENMVSFIKGGIKVRNSYQTYKELDSLVQSSQYCKGENHPHFEGGVKLGVGAFNLTLSMLPTRILRLLEFVGFSGNKDYGLLQLEEGASGHSFRAVLCVMLLLCYHTFLTFVLGTGNVNIEEAEKLLKPYLNRYPKGAIFLFFAGRIEVIKGNIDAAIRRFEECCEAQQHWKQFHHMCYWELMWCFTYKGQWKMSYFYADLLSKENCWSKATYIYMKAAYLSMFGKEDHKPFGDDEVELFRAVPGLKLKIAGKSLPTEKFAIRKSRRYLSSNPISLPVPALEMMYIWNGYAVIGKQPKLTDGILEIITKAEEMLEKGPENEYSVDDECLVKLLKGLCLKYLGRVREAEENFRSISANEKKIKYDHYLIPNALLELALLLMEQDRNEEAIKLLESAKQNYKNYSMESRTHFRIQAATLQAKSSLENSSRSMVSSVSL; encoded by the exons AACCAAGGAAAGCATGTACCACTCACTGACGTATGCCACCATCCTGGAGATGCAGGCCATGATGACCTTTGACCCTCAGGACATCCTGCTTGCCGGCAACATGATGAAGGAGGCACAGATGCTGTGTCAGAG gCACCGGAGGAAGTCTTCTGTAACAGAGTCCTTCAGCAGCCTGGTGAACCGCCCCACGCTGGGCCAATTCACTGAAG AGGAAATCCATGCTGAGGTCTGCTATGCAGAGTGCCTGCTGCAGCGAGCAGCCCTGACCTTCCTGCAG GACGAGAACATGGTGAGCTTCATCAAGGGCGGCATCAAAGTTCGAAACAGCTACCAGACCTACAA GGAGCTGGACAGCCTTGTTCAGTCCTCACAATACTGCAAGGGTGAGAATCACCCGCACTTTGAAGGAGGAGTGAAGCTTGGTGTAGGGGCCTTCAACCTG ACACTGTCCATGCTTCCTACTAGGATCCTGAGGCTGCTGGAGTTTGTGGGGTTTTCAGGAAACAAG GACTATGGGCTGCTGCAGCTGGAGGAGGGCGCGTCAGGGCACAGCTTCCGCGCTGTGCTCTGTGTCATGCTCCTGCTGTGCTACCACACCTTCCTCACGTTCGTGCTCG gtaCTGGGAACGTCAACATCGAGGAGGCCGAGAAGCTCTTGAAGCCCTACCTGAACCGGTACCCTAAG GGCGCCATCTTCCTGTTCTTTGCAGGGCGGATTGAAGTCATTAAAGGCAACATTGATGCA GCCATCCGGCGTTTCGAGGAGTGCTGCGAGGCCCAGCAGCACTGGAAGCAGTTCCACCATATGTGCTACTGGGAGCTGATGTGGTGCTTCACCTACAAGGGCCAGTGGAAGATGTCCTACTTCTACGCCGACCTGCTCAGCAAGGAGAACTGCTGGTCCAAG GCCACCTACATTTACATGAAGGCCGCCTACCTCAGCATGTTTGGGAAGGAGGACCACAAGCCGTTCGGGGACGACGAAGTGGAATTATTTAG AGCTGTGCCAGGCCTGAAGCTCAAGATTGCTGGGAAATCTCTACCCACAGAGAAGTTTGCCATCAGGAAGTCCCGGCGCTACCTCTCCTCCAACCCTATCTCGCTGCCAGTGCCTGCTCTG GAAATGATGTACATCTGGAACGGCTACGCTGTGATTGGGAAGCAGCCAAAACTCACGGATGGGATACTTGAGATTATCACTAAGGCTGAAGAGATGCTGGAGAAAGGCCCAG AGAACGAGTACTCAGTGGATGACGAGTGCTTGGTGAAATTGTTGAAAGGCCTGTGTCTGAAATACCTGGGCCGTGtccgggaggccgaggagaattTTAGGAGCATCTCTGCCAA TGAAAAGAAGATTAAATATGACCACTACTTGATCCCAAATGCCCTGCTGGAGCTGGCCCTGCTGCTTATGGAGCAAGACAGAAACGAAGAGGCCATCAAACTTTTGGAATCTGCCAA GCAAAACTACAAGAATTACTCCATGGAGTCAAGGACACACTTTCGAATCCAGGCAGCCACACTCCAAGCCAAGTCTTCCCTAGAGAACAGCAGCAGATCCATGGTCTCATCAGTGTCCTTGTAG
- the TTC39A gene encoding tetratricopeptide repeat protein 39A isoform X7 — translation MTSAGGAPGALPAGTPESSLHEALDQCMTALDLFLTNQFSEALSYLKPRTKESMYHSLTYATILEMQAMMTFDPQDILLAGNMMKEAQMLCQRHRRKSSVTESFSSLVNRPTLGQFTEEEIHAEVCYAECLLQRAALTFLQGSSHGGAVRPRALHDPSHAYSCPPGPGRQHLFLLQDENMVSFIKGGIKVRNSYQTYKELDSLVQSSQYCKGENHPHFEGGVKLGVGAFNLTLSMLPTRILRLLEFVGFSGNKDYGLLQLEEGASGHSFRAVLCVMLLLCYHTFLTFVLGTGNVNIEEAEKLLKPYLNRYPKGAIFLFFAGRIEVIKGNIDAAIRRFEECCEAQQHWKQFHHMCYWELMWCFTYKGQWKMSYFYADLLSKENCWSKATYIYMKAAYLSMFGKEDHKPFGDDEVELFRAVPGLKLKIAGKSLPTEKFAIRKSRRYLSSNPISLPVPALEMMYIWNGYAVIGKQPKLTDGILEIITKAEEMLEKGPENEYSVDDECLVKLLKGLCLKYLGRVREAEENFRSISANEKKIKYDHYLIPNALLELALLLMEQDRNEEAIKLLESAKQNYKNYSMESRTHFRIQAATLQAKSSLENSSRSMVSSVSL, via the exons AACCAAGGAAAGCATGTACCACTCACTGACGTATGCCACCATCCTGGAGATGCAGGCCATGATGACCTTTGACCCTCAGGACATCCTGCTTGCCGGCAACATGATGAAGGAGGCACAGATGCTGTGTCAGAG gCACCGGAGGAAGTCTTCTGTAACAGAGTCCTTCAGCAGCCTGGTGAACCGCCCCACGCTGGGCCAATTCACTGAAG AGGAAATCCATGCTGAGGTCTGCTATGCAGAGTGCCTGCTGCAGCGAGCAGCCCTGACCTTCCTGCAG GGTTCCTCACACGGAGGGGCAGTCAGGCCCAGAGCCTTGCATGATCCCTCTCACGCCTACAGCTGCCCACCTGGGCCAGGCCGTCAGCATCTTTTCCTCCTGCAGGACGAGAACATGGTGAGCTTCATCAAGGGCGGCATCAAAGTTCGAAACAGCTACCAGACCTACAA GGAGCTGGACAGCCTTGTTCAGTCCTCACAATACTGCAAGGGTGAGAATCACCCGCACTTTGAAGGAGGAGTGAAGCTTGGTGTAGGGGCCTTCAACCTG ACACTGTCCATGCTTCCTACTAGGATCCTGAGGCTGCTGGAGTTTGTGGGGTTTTCAGGAAACAAG GACTATGGGCTGCTGCAGCTGGAGGAGGGCGCGTCAGGGCACAGCTTCCGCGCTGTGCTCTGTGTCATGCTCCTGCTGTGCTACCACACCTTCCTCACGTTCGTGCTCG gtaCTGGGAACGTCAACATCGAGGAGGCCGAGAAGCTCTTGAAGCCCTACCTGAACCGGTACCCTAAG GGCGCCATCTTCCTGTTCTTTGCAGGGCGGATTGAAGTCATTAAAGGCAACATTGATGCA GCCATCCGGCGTTTCGAGGAGTGCTGCGAGGCCCAGCAGCACTGGAAGCAGTTCCACCATATGTGCTACTGGGAGCTGATGTGGTGCTTCACCTACAAGGGCCAGTGGAAGATGTCCTACTTCTACGCCGACCTGCTCAGCAAGGAGAACTGCTGGTCCAAG GCCACCTACATTTACATGAAGGCCGCCTACCTCAGCATGTTTGGGAAGGAGGACCACAAGCCGTTCGGGGACGACGAAGTGGAATTATTTAG AGCTGTGCCAGGCCTGAAGCTCAAGATTGCTGGGAAATCTCTACCCACAGAGAAGTTTGCCATCAGGAAGTCCCGGCGCTACCTCTCCTCCAACCCTATCTCGCTGCCAGTGCCTGCTCTG GAAATGATGTACATCTGGAACGGCTACGCTGTGATTGGGAAGCAGCCAAAACTCACGGATGGGATACTTGAGATTATCACTAAGGCTGAAGAGATGCTGGAGAAAGGCCCAG AGAACGAGTACTCAGTGGATGACGAGTGCTTGGTGAAATTGTTGAAAGGCCTGTGTCTGAAATACCTGGGCCGTGtccgggaggccgaggagaattTTAGGAGCATCTCTGCCAA TGAAAAGAAGATTAAATATGACCACTACTTGATCCCAAATGCCCTGCTGGAGCTGGCCCTGCTGCTTATGGAGCAAGACAGAAACGAAGAGGCCATCAAACTTTTGGAATCTGCCAA GCAAAACTACAAGAATTACTCCATGGAGTCAAGGACACACTTTCGAATCCAGGCAGCCACACTCCAAGCCAAGTCTTCCCTAGAGAACAGCAGCAGATCCATGGTCTCATCAGTGTCCTTGTAG
- the TTC39A gene encoding tetratricopeptide repeat protein 39A isoform X5 — MAFLTTWKEAASRKSDRRTPESSLHEALDQCMTALDLFLTNQFSEALSYLKPRTKESMYHSLTYATILEMQAMMTFDPQDILLAGNMMKEAQMLCQRHRRKSSVTESFSSLVNRPTLGQFTEEEIHAEVCYAECLLQRAALTFLQGSSHGGAVRPRALHDPSHAYSCPPGPGRQHLFLLQDENMVSFIKGGIKVRNSYQTYKELDSLVQSSQYCKGENHPHFEGGVKLGVGAFNLTLSMLPTRILRLLEFVGFSGNKDYGLLQLEEGASGHSFRAVLCVMLLLCYHTFLTFVLGTGNVNIEEAEKLLKPYLNRYPKGAIFLFFAGRIEVIKGNIDAAIRRFEECCEAQQHWKQFHHMCYWELMWCFTYKGQWKMSYFYADLLSKENCWSKATYIYMKAAYLSMFGKEDHKPFGDDEVELFRAVPGLKLKIAGKSLPTEKFAIRKSRRYLSSNPISLPVPALEMMYIWNGYAVIGKQPKLTDGILEIITKAEEMLEKGPENEYSVDDECLVKLLKGLCLKYLGRVREAEENFRSISANEKKIKYDHYLIPNALLELALLLMEQDRNEEAIKLLESAKQNYKNYSMESRTHFRIQAATLQAKSSLENSSRSMVSSVSL; from the exons AACCAAGGAAAGCATGTACCACTCACTGACGTATGCCACCATCCTGGAGATGCAGGCCATGATGACCTTTGACCCTCAGGACATCCTGCTTGCCGGCAACATGATGAAGGAGGCACAGATGCTGTGTCAGAG gCACCGGAGGAAGTCTTCTGTAACAGAGTCCTTCAGCAGCCTGGTGAACCGCCCCACGCTGGGCCAATTCACTGAAG AGGAAATCCATGCTGAGGTCTGCTATGCAGAGTGCCTGCTGCAGCGAGCAGCCCTGACCTTCCTGCAG GGTTCCTCACACGGAGGGGCAGTCAGGCCCAGAGCCTTGCATGATCCCTCTCACGCCTACAGCTGCCCACCTGGGCCAGGCCGTCAGCATCTTTTCCTCCTGCAGGACGAGAACATGGTGAGCTTCATCAAGGGCGGCATCAAAGTTCGAAACAGCTACCAGACCTACAA GGAGCTGGACAGCCTTGTTCAGTCCTCACAATACTGCAAGGGTGAGAATCACCCGCACTTTGAAGGAGGAGTGAAGCTTGGTGTAGGGGCCTTCAACCTG ACACTGTCCATGCTTCCTACTAGGATCCTGAGGCTGCTGGAGTTTGTGGGGTTTTCAGGAAACAAG GACTATGGGCTGCTGCAGCTGGAGGAGGGCGCGTCAGGGCACAGCTTCCGCGCTGTGCTCTGTGTCATGCTCCTGCTGTGCTACCACACCTTCCTCACGTTCGTGCTCG gtaCTGGGAACGTCAACATCGAGGAGGCCGAGAAGCTCTTGAAGCCCTACCTGAACCGGTACCCTAAG GGCGCCATCTTCCTGTTCTTTGCAGGGCGGATTGAAGTCATTAAAGGCAACATTGATGCA GCCATCCGGCGTTTCGAGGAGTGCTGCGAGGCCCAGCAGCACTGGAAGCAGTTCCACCATATGTGCTACTGGGAGCTGATGTGGTGCTTCACCTACAAGGGCCAGTGGAAGATGTCCTACTTCTACGCCGACCTGCTCAGCAAGGAGAACTGCTGGTCCAAG GCCACCTACATTTACATGAAGGCCGCCTACCTCAGCATGTTTGGGAAGGAGGACCACAAGCCGTTCGGGGACGACGAAGTGGAATTATTTAG AGCTGTGCCAGGCCTGAAGCTCAAGATTGCTGGGAAATCTCTACCCACAGAGAAGTTTGCCATCAGGAAGTCCCGGCGCTACCTCTCCTCCAACCCTATCTCGCTGCCAGTGCCTGCTCTG GAAATGATGTACATCTGGAACGGCTACGCTGTGATTGGGAAGCAGCCAAAACTCACGGATGGGATACTTGAGATTATCACTAAGGCTGAAGAGATGCTGGAGAAAGGCCCAG AGAACGAGTACTCAGTGGATGACGAGTGCTTGGTGAAATTGTTGAAAGGCCTGTGTCTGAAATACCTGGGCCGTGtccgggaggccgaggagaattTTAGGAGCATCTCTGCCAA TGAAAAGAAGATTAAATATGACCACTACTTGATCCCAAATGCCCTGCTGGAGCTGGCCCTGCTGCTTATGGAGCAAGACAGAAACGAAGAGGCCATCAAACTTTTGGAATCTGCCAA GCAAAACTACAAGAATTACTCCATGGAGTCAAGGACACACTTTCGAATCCAGGCAGCCACACTCCAAGCCAAGTCTTCCCTAGAGAACAGCAGCAGATCCATGGTCTCATCAGTGTCCTTGTAG
- the TTC39A gene encoding tetratricopeptide repeat protein 39A isoform X13, translated as MTSAGGAPGALPAGTPESSLHEALDQCMTALDLFLTNQFSEALSYLKPRTKESMYHSLTYATILEMQAMMTFDPQDILLAGNMMKEAQMLCQRHRRKSSVTESFSSLVNRPTLGQFTEEEIHAEVCYAECLLQRAALTFLQDENMVSFIKGGIKVRNSYQTYKELDSLVQSSQYCKGENHPHFEGGVKLGVGAFNLTLSMLPTRILRLLEFVGFSGNKDYGLLQLEEGASGHSFRAVLCVMLLLCYHTFLTFVLGTGNVNIEEAEKLLKPYLNRYPKGAIFLFFAGRIEVIKGNIDAAIRRFEECCEAQQHWKQFHHMCYWELMWCFTYKGQWKMSYFYADLLSKENCWSKATYIYMKAAYLSMFGKEDHKPFGDDEVELFRAVPGLKLKIAGKSLPTEKFAIRKSRRYLSSNPISLPVPALEMMYIWNGYAVIGKQPKLTDGILEIITKAEEMLEKGPENEYSVDDECLVKLLKGLCLKYLGRVREAEENFRSISANEKKIKYDHYLIPNALLELALLLMEQDRNEEAIKLLESAKQNYKNYSMESRTHFRIQAATLQAKSSLENSSRSMVSSVSL; from the exons AACCAAGGAAAGCATGTACCACTCACTGACGTATGCCACCATCCTGGAGATGCAGGCCATGATGACCTTTGACCCTCAGGACATCCTGCTTGCCGGCAACATGATGAAGGAGGCACAGATGCTGTGTCAGAG gCACCGGAGGAAGTCTTCTGTAACAGAGTCCTTCAGCAGCCTGGTGAACCGCCCCACGCTGGGCCAATTCACTGAAG AGGAAATCCATGCTGAGGTCTGCTATGCAGAGTGCCTGCTGCAGCGAGCAGCCCTGACCTTCCTGCAG GACGAGAACATGGTGAGCTTCATCAAGGGCGGCATCAAAGTTCGAAACAGCTACCAGACCTACAA GGAGCTGGACAGCCTTGTTCAGTCCTCACAATACTGCAAGGGTGAGAATCACCCGCACTTTGAAGGAGGAGTGAAGCTTGGTGTAGGGGCCTTCAACCTG ACACTGTCCATGCTTCCTACTAGGATCCTGAGGCTGCTGGAGTTTGTGGGGTTTTCAGGAAACAAG GACTATGGGCTGCTGCAGCTGGAGGAGGGCGCGTCAGGGCACAGCTTCCGCGCTGTGCTCTGTGTCATGCTCCTGCTGTGCTACCACACCTTCCTCACGTTCGTGCTCG gtaCTGGGAACGTCAACATCGAGGAGGCCGAGAAGCTCTTGAAGCCCTACCTGAACCGGTACCCTAAG GGCGCCATCTTCCTGTTCTTTGCAGGGCGGATTGAAGTCATTAAAGGCAACATTGATGCA GCCATCCGGCGTTTCGAGGAGTGCTGCGAGGCCCAGCAGCACTGGAAGCAGTTCCACCATATGTGCTACTGGGAGCTGATGTGGTGCTTCACCTACAAGGGCCAGTGGAAGATGTCCTACTTCTACGCCGACCTGCTCAGCAAGGAGAACTGCTGGTCCAAG GCCACCTACATTTACATGAAGGCCGCCTACCTCAGCATGTTTGGGAAGGAGGACCACAAGCCGTTCGGGGACGACGAAGTGGAATTATTTAG AGCTGTGCCAGGCCTGAAGCTCAAGATTGCTGGGAAATCTCTACCCACAGAGAAGTTTGCCATCAGGAAGTCCCGGCGCTACCTCTCCTCCAACCCTATCTCGCTGCCAGTGCCTGCTCTG GAAATGATGTACATCTGGAACGGCTACGCTGTGATTGGGAAGCAGCCAAAACTCACGGATGGGATACTTGAGATTATCACTAAGGCTGAAGAGATGCTGGAGAAAGGCCCAG AGAACGAGTACTCAGTGGATGACGAGTGCTTGGTGAAATTGTTGAAAGGCCTGTGTCTGAAATACCTGGGCCGTGtccgggaggccgaggagaattTTAGGAGCATCTCTGCCAA TGAAAAGAAGATTAAATATGACCACTACTTGATCCCAAATGCCCTGCTGGAGCTGGCCCTGCTGCTTATGGAGCAAGACAGAAACGAAGAGGCCATCAAACTTTTGGAATCTGCCAA GCAAAACTACAAGAATTACTCCATGGAGTCAAGGACACACTTTCGAATCCAGGCAGCCACACTCCAAGCCAAGTCTTCCCTAGAGAACAGCAGCAGATCCATGGTCTCATCAGTGTCCTTGTAG
- the TTC39A gene encoding tetratricopeptide repeat protein 39A isoform X10 has protein sequence MTSAGGAPGALPAGTPESSLHEALDQCMTALDLFLTNQFSEALSYLKPRTKESMYHSLTYATILEMQAMMTFDPQDILLAGNMMKEAQMLCQRHRRKSSVTESFSSLVNRPTLGQFTEEEIHAEVCYAECLLQRAALTFLQDENMVSFIKGGIKVRNSYQTYKELDSLVQSSQYCKGENHPHFEGGVKLGVGAFNLTLSMLPTRILRLLEFVGFSGNKDYGLLQLEEGASGHSFRAVLCVMLLLCYHTFLTFVLGTGNVNIEEAEKLLKPYLNRYPKGAIFLFFAGRIEVIKGNIDAAIRRFEECCEAQQHWKQFHHMCYWELMWCFTYKGQWKMSYFYADLLSKENCWSKATYIYMKAAYLSMFGKEDHKPFGDDEVELFRAVPGLKLKIAGKSLPTEKFAIRKSRRYLSSNPISLPVPALEMMYIWNGYAVIGKQPKLTDGILEIITKAEEMLEKGPENEYSVDDECLVKLLKGLCLKYLGRVREAEENFRSISANEKKIKYDHYLIPNALLELALLLMEQDRNEEAIKLLESANSNRRKSISGSRQPHVSDSLLNSRQNYKNYSMESRTHFRIQAATLQAKSSLENSSRSMVSSVSL, from the exons AACCAAGGAAAGCATGTACCACTCACTGACGTATGCCACCATCCTGGAGATGCAGGCCATGATGACCTTTGACCCTCAGGACATCCTGCTTGCCGGCAACATGATGAAGGAGGCACAGATGCTGTGTCAGAG gCACCGGAGGAAGTCTTCTGTAACAGAGTCCTTCAGCAGCCTGGTGAACCGCCCCACGCTGGGCCAATTCACTGAAG AGGAAATCCATGCTGAGGTCTGCTATGCAGAGTGCCTGCTGCAGCGAGCAGCCCTGACCTTCCTGCAG GACGAGAACATGGTGAGCTTCATCAAGGGCGGCATCAAAGTTCGAAACAGCTACCAGACCTACAA GGAGCTGGACAGCCTTGTTCAGTCCTCACAATACTGCAAGGGTGAGAATCACCCGCACTTTGAAGGAGGAGTGAAGCTTGGTGTAGGGGCCTTCAACCTG ACACTGTCCATGCTTCCTACTAGGATCCTGAGGCTGCTGGAGTTTGTGGGGTTTTCAGGAAACAAG GACTATGGGCTGCTGCAGCTGGAGGAGGGCGCGTCAGGGCACAGCTTCCGCGCTGTGCTCTGTGTCATGCTCCTGCTGTGCTACCACACCTTCCTCACGTTCGTGCTCG gtaCTGGGAACGTCAACATCGAGGAGGCCGAGAAGCTCTTGAAGCCCTACCTGAACCGGTACCCTAAG GGCGCCATCTTCCTGTTCTTTGCAGGGCGGATTGAAGTCATTAAAGGCAACATTGATGCA GCCATCCGGCGTTTCGAGGAGTGCTGCGAGGCCCAGCAGCACTGGAAGCAGTTCCACCATATGTGCTACTGGGAGCTGATGTGGTGCTTCACCTACAAGGGCCAGTGGAAGATGTCCTACTTCTACGCCGACCTGCTCAGCAAGGAGAACTGCTGGTCCAAG GCCACCTACATTTACATGAAGGCCGCCTACCTCAGCATGTTTGGGAAGGAGGACCACAAGCCGTTCGGGGACGACGAAGTGGAATTATTTAG AGCTGTGCCAGGCCTGAAGCTCAAGATTGCTGGGAAATCTCTACCCACAGAGAAGTTTGCCATCAGGAAGTCCCGGCGCTACCTCTCCTCCAACCCTATCTCGCTGCCAGTGCCTGCTCTG GAAATGATGTACATCTGGAACGGCTACGCTGTGATTGGGAAGCAGCCAAAACTCACGGATGGGATACTTGAGATTATCACTAAGGCTGAAGAGATGCTGGAGAAAGGCCCAG AGAACGAGTACTCAGTGGATGACGAGTGCTTGGTGAAATTGTTGAAAGGCCTGTGTCTGAAATACCTGGGCCGTGtccgggaggccgaggagaattTTAGGAGCATCTCTGCCAA TGAAAAGAAGATTAAATATGACCACTACTTGATCCCAAATGCCCTGCTGGAGCTGGCCCTGCTGCTTATGGAGCAAGACAGAAACGAAGAGGCCATCAAACTTTTGGAATCTGCCAA CTCAAACAGGAGGAAAAGCATCTCTGGGAGCAGGCAGCCTCATGTGTCTGATTCGCTGCTCAATTCCAGGCAAAACTACAAGAATTACTCCATGGAGTCAAGGACACACTTTCGAATCCAGGCAGCCACACTCCAAGCCAAGTCTTCCCTAGAGAACAGCAGCAGATCCATGGTCTCATCAGTGTCCTTGTAG